GTCAGGGAGAGGTTATGGTGGGGTTATGGTGGGATCGGGGAGGGGTCATGATCAGGTCAAGGGTTATGATGGAGTCAGGGAGAGGTTATGGTGGAGTGATGATGGGGTTTGGGAGGGGTCATGATGAGGTAAGGAAGGGGTTATGATGGGGCCAGGAAGAGGTTATGGTGGGGTCAGGGAGAGGTTAAGATGGGGGTCAGAGGGGTTATGATGGGGTTATGGTGGGGTCAGGGAAGGGTTCGGGAAGGGGTCAGGGAATGGTCAGGGAGGGTGTCACCATTCCCTCTGACTGCGCTCCCTTTCCATTGGCAGCCCGGCGCTGGCCTGACCTTTGGCCTGGTGACCCTGGTGACGTCGTGCCTGCAGTTTGCTGTTGCTTTGGCTGCTGTGCTGATCGGCCCGCTGTGCTACTTTGCCCTGCAGGGGGTGTCAGGCCAGGGGTACCTGGGCTACGCCGTGAGcttcccctacccctaccgcctGCCCCCGCTCTGCCTCGACCCTCCGCTCCTCGAGTTCTACCACCTCGGCCTACATCTCCTGGCCATGGCCCTGGCCCTGGTCATCTTCAGCCTGGCCCTCGCCCACTGCATCCGCCTCGCCTTCAGGTTCAACGCCACAGGAACCCTCCGTGTACGTGACCTCTTCCCTCCACCCGGGCCTGACCTTACGACTTACGACCTCCGACCCCTGCCAGCACGCAggcgggtgggagggagggtggggtgaagTTTGGGGGAGGATGGAACTCCGGGTGTGGACCAGGGAGGTCCCGCCACCTCCTCACTGACCCTCAGAAAGGACAAGCGAGGAAATCGGGGGGAAGAGGAGTTGGGGGGAACAGAGACATcctgggggaggtggggaagggtggTCTTCAACTTGGCTTCAGGAACCCTTCGTCGGTGATGCCCACTCCTGGGTGGTGTGGGCTTGCATAGACTTTGTGAGGGATCTCTCCAATCCCTGAGGGACCTCCACCAATCCTGAGGGATCTCCACCGATTCCATGAGGGATCTTCCCCATCTTTGTGAGGGATCTCCCACCAATGCCTTGAGTGATCGCCCCTCCCCGTCTACGTGGTGGATCCCCCTCAACTTCCCAATGTATCTCTCCCAACTCGCTGACGGATCTCCACCAACTGTGAGGGatctccccccccaactcccagATGTGTCTCCCACAACTCCTTAACAGGCGTTCCCCCAACATCTGACGACATCTCCCCCAGGAACTCCCTCTGCAGGAGCTCAGTTGCCGATGCAATCCGACAACCCATTGGAGCAGGAACCTGGTTCACATCTTCCGTTCCCTCTCCCCAGGGTCACCACTGGAGCTGGTAGGATCTGCCTCGCACTCTCCCGGCCTCTGGACCGCTGCCCGGCCGGGAGTGACCGGAGGAACACTGCGTAACCAGGGCAATGTCCTGGTGGGGCCCAGCGAGTGGAGTCATTGTGTCACccataccctccctccctccattcccatccctccctccctccctccctccctccctccctccctccctccctccctccccacccctacctctttccctccctcctccatccttacccttgtctccctcccttcctctggcCATCTGCACCCCTCCCCTGTCCGCAcactctatctttctctctctctctccttcccctccttctTACCCCTCTTATGCTCCCCTACCTTCTCTCCCAACTCCCACTTGctttccctccttttctctcctcttgctcttcctcctctcccctctcctttcccttctctctccctctattcaccactctccctctctccccattcccacttctgtctgtctgtctgtctgtctgtctgtctgtctgtctgtctgtctgtctgtctgtctgtctgtctgtctgtctgtctgtctgtctgtctgtctgtctgtctgtctgtctgtctgtctgtctgtctctcctaTTCTTTCCCTCCTcttaccccactctctctcctcactcacccttctctctctcagcccctctctctccacttcttgCTCAGTATtagaaacctgagaggcaactttttaatccagagtgtggtgggtatatggaacgagctgcaaatggaagtagttgaggcagatattgaatgggtacatggataggaaaggttgagaggaatatggaccaaacacaggtagatgagactagcttagatgaggcatcttggccagcctggataagttgggctgaagggcctgtttccatgctgtatgactctataagtttGGGGATCTGAGTTTGGAGATCTGACTGTGGCAGCTGGAGgaagagacagagacaggaaaGGGTGAGAGATTTGACAAGGATGAGAGGTaacac
The genomic region above belongs to Rhinoraja longicauda isolate Sanriku21f chromosome 13, sRhiLon1.1, whole genome shotgun sequence and contains:
- the LOC144599170 gene encoding transmembrane protein 212-like; the protein is MRSRFLHVGRSLIALGIICIVLGIGSFFPVFSYKPWFADWSVRIACPIWNGVVTLIVGVLVVLAEKEYSSRSLPGAGLTFGLVTLVTSCLQFAVALAAVLIGPLCYFALQGVSGQGYLGYAVSFPYPYRLPPLCLDPPLLEFYHLGLHLLAMALALVIFSLALAHCIRLAFRFNATGTLRGHHWSW